A stretch of the Amycolatopsis sp. BJA-103 genome encodes the following:
- a CDS encoding fumarate hydratase, with product MAPTTFQHTEVLPLAKDTHTEYRLLSAEGVEVVEAAGRKFLKVEPEALTKLAKTAITDIQHLLRSSHLAQLRAIVDDPEASGNDRFVAMDLLRNAAISAGGVLPMCQDTGTAIVIGKRGEGVLTGADDERALSRGIFDAYQELNLRYSQMAPVNFWDERNTGTNLPAQIELYHKDGQGDPSYEFLFMAKGGGSANKTFLYQETKAVLNPKRLAKFLDEKLRSLGTAACPPYHLAIVVGGTSAEFNLKVAKLASARYLDDLPTEGSELGHGFRDVDLEQQVLEMTRQFGIGAQFGGKYFCHDVRVIRLPRHGASCPVGVAVSCSADRQAKAKITADGVFLEQLERDPARFLPDVTEDDLSDEVVTVDLNRPMAEIRAQLSQLPVKTRLSLTGPLVVARDIAHAKIAERLDAGEEMPQYLRDHPVYYAGPAKTPEGYASGSFGPTTAGRMDSYVEQFQAAGGSLVMLAKGNRSKKVTAACQEHGGFYLGSIGGPAARLAQDCIKKVDVLEYAELGMEAVWKIEVEDFPAFIVIDDKGNDFFEATSEPTLQISFR from the coding sequence GTGGCGCCCACCACGTTCCAGCACACCGAAGTCCTCCCGCTCGCCAAGGACACCCACACCGAGTACCGGCTGCTCAGCGCCGAAGGTGTCGAGGTCGTCGAAGCGGCAGGCCGGAAATTCCTCAAGGTCGAGCCCGAAGCGCTGACCAAGCTCGCCAAGACCGCGATCACCGACATCCAGCACCTGTTGCGCTCGTCACACCTGGCCCAGCTGCGGGCGATCGTCGACGACCCGGAGGCGAGCGGCAACGACCGGTTCGTCGCGATGGACCTGCTGCGCAACGCGGCGATCTCCGCGGGCGGCGTCCTCCCGATGTGCCAGGACACCGGCACCGCGATCGTGATCGGCAAACGCGGCGAAGGCGTGCTCACCGGCGCCGACGACGAACGCGCGTTGTCGCGGGGCATTTTCGACGCCTATCAGGAGTTGAATCTGCGCTATTCGCAGATGGCGCCGGTGAATTTCTGGGATGAGCGCAATACGGGCACCAACTTGCCCGCGCAGATCGAGCTCTATCACAAAGATGGCCAAGGCGACCCGAGCTATGAATTCCTGTTCATGGCGAAGGGCGGCGGCAGTGCCAACAAGACGTTCCTCTATCAGGAAACGAAAGCGGTCCTGAACCCGAAACGTCTCGCGAAGTTCCTCGACGAGAAACTGCGCAGCCTCGGCACCGCGGCCTGTCCCCCGTACCACCTCGCGATCGTCGTCGGCGGCACGTCGGCGGAGTTCAACCTGAAGGTCGCGAAGCTGGCCTCGGCCCGCTACCTCGACGACCTGCCCACCGAGGGTTCCGAGCTGGGCCACGGTTTCCGCGACGTCGACCTCGAACAGCAGGTGCTGGAGATGACGCGCCAGTTCGGCATCGGCGCGCAGTTCGGCGGCAAGTACTTCTGCCACGACGTCCGGGTGATCCGCCTGCCGCGCCACGGCGCGTCCTGCCCGGTCGGCGTCGCCGTCTCGTGCTCGGCCGACCGCCAGGCCAAGGCGAAGATCACCGCCGACGGCGTCTTCCTCGAGCAGCTGGAACGCGACCCGGCGCGGTTCCTGCCGGACGTCACCGAGGACGACCTGTCCGACGAGGTGGTGACCGTCGATCTCAACCGGCCGATGGCCGAGATCCGCGCGCAACTCTCGCAGCTGCCGGTGAAGACGCGCCTGTCGCTGACCGGCCCGCTCGTCGTCGCCCGCGACATCGCGCACGCGAAGATCGCCGAGCGGCTCGACGCGGGCGAAGAGATGCCTCAGTACCTTCGCGACCACCCCGTGTACTACGCGGGCCCGGCGAAGACGCCCGAGGGATACGCGTCGGGTTCCTTCGGGCCGACCACCGCGGGCCGCATGGACTCCTACGTCGAGCAGTTCCAAGCCGCGGGCGGCTCGCTGGTGATGCTGGCGAAGGGCAACCGGTCCAAGAAGGTGACCGCGGCGTGCCAGGAGCACGGCGGTTTCTACCTGGGCTCGATCGGCGGCCCGGCCGCGCGGCTGGCGCAGGACTGCATCAAGAAGGTCGACGTCCTCGAGTACGCCGAGCTGGGGATGGAGGCGGTCTGGAAGATCGAGGTCGAGGACTTCCCCGCGTTCATCGTCATCGACGACAAGGGCAACGACTTCTTCGAGGCCACCTCGGAACCGACGCTGCAGATCAGCTTCCGCTGA
- a CDS encoding sigma-70 family RNA polymerase sigma factor has protein sequence MSVQTLEREARGIRERRIPAQSTEEPVIAGAFTDAAADLDAQSPAADLVRVYLNGIGKTALLSAADEVELAKRIEAGVFAQHMLDTAESLTPKRRSEMSALVRDGHVAKNHLLEANLRLVVSLAKRYTGRGMPLLDLIQEGNLGLIRAVEKFDYSKGFKFSTYATWWIRQAITRGMADQGRTIRLPVHLVEQVNKLARIKRDLHQQLGRDATHDELAAESGIPAHKISDLLDHSRDPVSLDMPVGTEEDAPLGDFIEDSEATDAESAVISGLLQDDLRRVLATLDDRESQVIRLRYGLDDGQPRTLDQIGKHFGLSRERVRQIEREVMSKLRQGERADRLRAYAS, from the coding sequence ATGTCAGTCCAGACTCTCGAACGCGAAGCGCGCGGGATTCGCGAGCGCCGTATCCCGGCGCAATCCACCGAGGAGCCGGTGATCGCGGGGGCGTTCACCGACGCAGCAGCAGATCTCGACGCCCAGAGCCCGGCCGCGGACCTCGTCCGCGTGTACCTCAACGGAATCGGCAAGACGGCACTGCTGTCCGCCGCCGACGAGGTCGAGCTGGCCAAGCGCATCGAAGCCGGAGTGTTCGCCCAGCACATGCTGGACACGGCCGAGAGCCTCACGCCGAAGCGGCGCTCGGAGATGTCCGCCCTCGTGCGTGACGGCCACGTCGCGAAGAACCACCTGCTGGAGGCCAACCTCCGCCTCGTGGTCTCGCTCGCGAAGCGCTACACCGGCCGGGGGATGCCGCTGCTCGACCTGATCCAGGAGGGGAACCTGGGTCTGATCCGCGCGGTGGAGAAGTTCGACTACTCCAAGGGGTTCAAGTTCTCGACCTACGCCACCTGGTGGATCCGCCAGGCCATCACCAGGGGGATGGCCGACCAGGGACGCACCATCCGGCTGCCGGTCCACCTGGTGGAACAGGTGAACAAGCTGGCCCGCATCAAGCGCGATCTGCACCAGCAGCTCGGGCGCGACGCCACGCACGACGAACTGGCCGCGGAATCGGGCATTCCGGCGCACAAGATCTCCGATCTGCTCGACCACTCGCGTGACCCGGTGAGCCTGGACATGCCGGTCGGCACCGAGGAGGACGCCCCGCTCGGTGACTTCATCGAGGACTCCGAGGCGACCGACGCCGAGAGCGCCGTGATCTCCGGTCTGCTCCAGGACGACCTGCGCCGCGTGCTCGCGACGCTGGACGACCGGGAGTCCCAGGTGATCCGCCTGCGCTACGGCCTCGACGACGGCCAGCCCCGCACGCTCGACCAGATCGGCAAGCACTTCGGGCTCTCCCGTGAGCGCGTTCGCCAGATCGAGCGAGAGGTCATGTCGAAGCTTCGTCAGGGCGAGCGGGCCGACCGCCTGCGCGCCTACGCTTCGTAG
- a CDS encoding DUF7782 domain-containing protein produces the protein MSTPAALPDLSDDVCARLRDAFRRTGYDADGVVDALGPASAALGRGEPELAYRATRDAGELGTLIRLFLLGSTEPEKETEAAFSPLSLDDAVAATLLVPEAGGYRAGLDIRPHGDDESSWWVVSDLDADILGRAVPEDHVLGVGHASLSLVRATGRREVGSLLDVGTGTGIQALYATRHAKKVTATDLSARALALAAATFRLNELDVELVRGEWFAPVARRRFDQIVCNPPFVVGPPRVDYTYRDSGLAGDDASALVVRQLPGFLNEGGTGHLLASWLHVEGEDWGDRVTRWLPAETDAWFVQRDIADPGLYVGTWLRDAGIDPRSPEGRAKSGAWLDWFAENDVQGIGFGFVTLRRADGATPTIVCEDLRQAYDDPLGAEAANWLDRVEWLRANGESLLGTRFRVPESVLLESVAEPGEEGWATTVQRLHRTDGPGWSHEVDELAARLLAGCRGALPLEDLIVLLAAAQGLEPEELAAAALPVVRELVRHGMLLPAV, from the coding sequence GTGAGCACACCAGCGGCCCTCCCCGACCTGTCCGACGACGTCTGCGCGAGGCTGCGGGACGCCTTCCGCCGGACGGGTTACGACGCCGACGGCGTGGTCGACGCCCTCGGTCCCGCGAGCGCCGCCCTCGGCCGCGGCGAGCCCGAACTCGCCTATCGAGCCACTCGCGACGCCGGAGAGCTCGGCACGCTGATCCGGCTGTTCCTCCTGGGCTCGACCGAGCCGGAGAAAGAGACCGAAGCCGCTTTCTCACCGCTTTCGCTGGACGACGCCGTCGCCGCGACGCTGCTCGTCCCCGAGGCCGGCGGCTACCGGGCCGGTCTCGACATCCGCCCGCACGGTGACGACGAGAGTTCGTGGTGGGTCGTTTCGGATCTCGACGCCGACATCCTCGGCCGGGCGGTGCCCGAAGACCACGTGCTCGGCGTCGGGCACGCCTCGCTCAGCCTGGTCCGCGCCACCGGCCGTCGCGAGGTCGGCAGCCTGCTCGACGTCGGCACCGGTACCGGTATCCAGGCCCTGTACGCCACCCGCCACGCGAAGAAGGTCACCGCCACCGATCTCTCGGCTCGCGCGCTGGCGCTCGCCGCGGCCACCTTCCGGCTCAACGAACTGGATGTCGAACTCGTGCGGGGCGAGTGGTTCGCCCCGGTCGCGCGGCGCCGGTTCGACCAGATCGTCTGCAATCCGCCGTTCGTGGTCGGCCCGCCGCGGGTGGACTACACCTACCGCGACTCCGGGCTGGCGGGCGACGACGCCAGCGCGCTCGTGGTGCGGCAGCTGCCCGGGTTCCTCAACGAAGGCGGCACCGGCCACCTCCTCGCGTCCTGGCTGCACGTCGAGGGCGAGGACTGGGGCGATCGGGTGACCCGCTGGCTGCCCGCCGAGACCGACGCGTGGTTCGTCCAGCGGGACATCGCGGATCCGGGCCTGTACGTCGGCACGTGGCTGCGCGACGCGGGTATCGACCCCCGCTCCCCCGAAGGCCGCGCGAAATCCGGCGCCTGGCTCGACTGGTTCGCCGAAAACGACGTCCAAGGCATCGGTTTCGGCTTCGTCACCCTTCGCCGGGCGGACGGCGCGACCCCGACGATCGTGTGCGAGGACCTCCGGCAGGCCTACGACGACCCGCTGGGCGCCGAGGCGGCGAACTGGCTGGACCGGGTGGAATGGCTGCGCGCCAACGGGGAGTCACTCCTCGGCACCCGGTTCCGGGTCCCGGAGAGCGTCCTTCTGGAGAGCGTCGCCGAGCCGGGCGAGGAGGGCTGGGCCACGACTGTCCAGCGGCTGCACCGCACCGACGGTCCCGGCTGGTCGCACGAGGTCGACGAACTGGCGGCACGGCTGCTCGCCGGCTGCCGGGGCGCGTTGCCCCTCGAGGATCTGATCGTGCTCTTGGCGGCCGCTCAGGGCCTCGAACCGGAGGAACTGGCAGCCGCCGCGCTGCCCGTCGTCCGCGAACTGGTCCGGCACGGCATGCTCCTCCCCGCCGTCTGA
- a CDS encoding amidohydrolase — protein sequence MSLESVLAPLQAALPGLEDLYTDLHRHPELSFAETRTAAELARRLEADGYEVHTGIGRTGVLGVLRNGPGPKVMLRADIDALPVEEKTGLPYASTARGIDADGRDVPVMHACGHDMHATWLSGAASLLSAGREHWSGTLMVVFQPGEEAGDGAVGMVRDGVFEPAGKPDVVLGQHVVPGPAGWVLTRSGVIMAATDALRITLHGRGGHGSRPETTVDPAVLAASVVLKLQTIVSREISATESAVVTVGSLHVGTAHNIIADHAVLEVNIRSFDQAVREKVVAAVERIVQGEAATAGAPKPPEIERIGTFPVTENDDAATEGLTAAFRDHFGEGRVMPAPLVTGSEDFSEFGRAAGAPSVFWLVGGLDEQKVIAAMTAGRFEQDIPSNHSPLFAPLPHPTLSAGVETLVVAAWHRLTHPGVG from the coding sequence GTGAGCCTCGAAAGTGTCCTGGCACCGCTGCAGGCGGCGCTGCCCGGATTGGAAGACCTGTACACCGACCTCCACCGGCATCCGGAGCTGTCGTTCGCCGAAACCCGCACCGCCGCCGAACTGGCCCGCCGCCTGGAGGCCGACGGCTACGAGGTGCACACCGGCATCGGGCGCACCGGCGTCCTGGGCGTGCTGCGCAACGGACCCGGCCCGAAGGTCATGCTGCGCGCCGACATCGACGCGCTGCCGGTCGAGGAGAAGACCGGCCTGCCCTACGCGAGCACCGCGCGCGGGATCGACGCCGACGGCCGCGACGTCCCGGTGATGCACGCCTGCGGCCACGACATGCACGCCACCTGGCTCTCCGGCGCCGCCTCGCTGCTGTCCGCCGGGCGCGAGCACTGGTCGGGCACGCTGATGGTCGTCTTCCAGCCGGGGGAGGAGGCCGGGGACGGCGCCGTCGGCATGGTCCGCGACGGGGTCTTCGAACCCGCGGGCAAACCCGACGTCGTGCTCGGCCAGCACGTCGTCCCCGGTCCGGCGGGCTGGGTGCTGACCAGGTCGGGTGTGATCATGGCGGCCACCGACGCGCTGCGCATCACGCTGCACGGCCGGGGCGGGCACGGCTCGCGTCCCGAGACGACGGTGGATCCCGCGGTGCTCGCCGCGTCCGTGGTGCTGAAACTGCAGACCATCGTTTCGCGGGAGATCTCGGCGACCGAGTCGGCGGTGGTGACCGTCGGTTCGCTGCACGTCGGGACCGCGCACAACATCATCGCCGACCACGCCGTGCTCGAGGTCAACATCCGGTCGTTCGACCAGGCCGTGCGGGAGAAGGTCGTCGCGGCGGTCGAGCGGATCGTCCAGGGCGAGGCCGCCACCGCGGGCGCGCCGAAGCCGCCGGAGATCGAGCGCATCGGCACGTTCCCGGTCACCGAGAACGACGACGCGGCCACCGAAGGCCTCACCGCCGCGTTCCGCGACCACTTCGGCGAGGGCAGGGTGATGCCCGCGCCGCTGGTCACCGGCAGTGAGGACTTCAGCGAGTTCGGCCGCGCGGCCGGGGCGCCGTCGGTGTTCTGGTTGGTCGGCGGGCTGGACGAGCAGAAGGTCATCGCCGCGATGACGGCGGGCCGGTTCGAACAGGACATCCCGTCGAACCATTCGCCGCTGTTCGCGCCGCTCCCGCATCCGACGCTTTCGGCGGGCGTGGAAACGCTCGTGGTCGCGGCTTGGCACCGGCTCACCCACCCGGGTGTCGGATGA
- a CDS encoding DUF3099 domain-containing protein, whose protein sequence is MEAGGGAVNAPAHGPEPREPAPVLITEAAPSYEDQLAKRKRKYIIMMSFRIPCLILAGILYETWWLALALIAISIPLPWIAVLVANDRPPRKSETVNRYQAEPTRIEGGNHQVIDGG, encoded by the coding sequence ATGGAAGCCGGAGGTGGTGCTGTGAACGCGCCCGCCCACGGTCCCGAACCGAGGGAACCCGCTCCGGTGCTGATCACCGAAGCCGCCCCGTCCTACGAAGACCAGCTCGCCAAGCGGAAGCGGAAGTACATCATCATGATGTCCTTCCGCATCCCGTGCCTCATCCTCGCCGGCATCCTCTACGAGACCTGGTGGCTCGCGCTGGCGCTGATCGCGATCTCGATCCCGCTGCCCTGGATCGCCGTCCTGGTCGCCAACGACCGGCCGCCGCGCAAGAGCGAAACGGTCAACCGGTACCAGGCCGAACCGACCCGCATCGAAGGCGGCAACCACCAGGTCATCGACGGCGGCTGA
- a CDS encoding carbohydrate kinase family protein, with the protein MSGIVVVGDVGLDVVARHEGPIPHGGDIRAKVHFTSGGAGANTALWLRAEGAETTLIARIGDDSGGRMVKTELEAAGVRCEFAVDPEDPTFCVVVLVDGAGERSMLADRGANAKFAPEDITEQALSGASHLHLSGYVLLYPSSRPAALASLAAAKKAGLTTSVDPQAATLMTDPAGFLDDVRGVDLLMPNTSELVALTGSSDPEAAKELLGYVGEVVVTAGLDGASWIDAGGNITSVPSVPADCVDSTGAGDAFDAGVLAAWLRGESTVEVLRAGTRLGARAVAKVGPQP; encoded by the coding sequence ATGAGCGGGATCGTGGTCGTCGGCGACGTCGGCCTGGACGTGGTCGCTCGGCACGAAGGTCCCATCCCGCACGGCGGCGACATCCGCGCGAAGGTCCACTTCACCAGCGGCGGCGCGGGCGCGAACACCGCGCTCTGGCTGCGCGCCGAGGGAGCGGAAACCACGCTGATCGCGCGGATCGGCGACGACTCCGGCGGCCGCATGGTGAAGACCGAGCTGGAGGCGGCGGGCGTCCGCTGCGAATTCGCGGTGGATCCCGAGGACCCGACGTTCTGCGTCGTGGTGCTCGTCGACGGCGCCGGTGAGCGGAGCATGCTCGCCGACCGCGGCGCGAACGCGAAGTTCGCGCCCGAGGACATCACCGAGCAGGCGCTGAGCGGGGCGAGCCACCTGCACCTCTCGGGCTACGTCCTGCTGTACCCGTCGTCCCGGCCCGCGGCGCTCGCCTCACTGGCGGCGGCGAAGAAGGCCGGGCTGACGACGTCGGTAGACCCGCAGGCGGCGACGCTGATGACCGATCCGGCGGGCTTCCTCGACGACGTGCGCGGCGTCGACCTGCTGATGCCGAACACCAGCGAGCTGGTCGCGCTGACCGGGTCGAGCGATCCGGAAGCGGCGAAGGAACTGCTGGGCTACGTCGGCGAGGTCGTCGTCACCGCCGGTCTCGACGGCGCCAGCTGGATCGACGCGGGAGGCAACATCACCTCGGTGCCGTCGGTGCCCGCCGACTGCGTCGACTCCACCGGCGCCGGGGACGCCTTCGACGCCGGTGTGCTGGCGGCGTGGCTGCGCGGCGAGTCCACCGTGGAGGTGCTTCGGGCGGGTACGCGGCTGGGTGCCCGCGCGGTCGCGAAGGTCGGGCCGCAGCCCTGA
- a CDS encoding pseudouridine-5'-phosphate glycosidase: MTPQLSLHEEVASALADGDPVVALESTILSHGLPPGRNLEVARRLEKVVRDGGAVPATIAVLDGVPLIGLAGEQLERVCAPGADLDKLSLRDIGPAVGLGRSGATTVASTAALAAAAGIGMFATGGLGGVHQGAAQSWDVSADLGVLAKVPTTVVCSGVKSVLDIAATLELLETNSVPVLGYRTGEFPAFYLRSSGYEVPWRVDDAAQAASVIAAHRAHADSGVLLANPIPEASEMDRELHDRLLAEGLELLKSQGVHGKEVTPVLLEHFHTASGGASLDANEALVLSNAELATSVAVALAGNAA, from the coding sequence GTGACTCCGCAACTGTCCCTTCACGAAGAGGTCGCCTCCGCCCTCGCCGACGGTGACCCCGTCGTCGCGCTGGAGAGCACCATCCTCTCCCACGGTCTCCCGCCCGGCCGGAACCTCGAGGTCGCCCGGCGGCTGGAGAAGGTCGTGCGCGACGGCGGCGCCGTCCCCGCGACGATCGCCGTGCTCGACGGCGTCCCCCTGATCGGGCTCGCCGGCGAGCAGCTGGAGCGCGTCTGCGCGCCGGGCGCGGACCTGGACAAGCTCTCCCTGCGCGACATCGGCCCGGCCGTCGGCCTCGGCCGCTCCGGCGCGACGACCGTCGCGAGCACCGCGGCGCTCGCCGCCGCGGCCGGGATCGGCATGTTCGCCACCGGCGGGCTGGGCGGCGTGCACCAGGGCGCGGCACAGAGCTGGGACGTCTCGGCGGATCTGGGCGTGCTCGCGAAGGTGCCGACCACGGTCGTCTGCTCCGGGGTGAAGTCGGTCCTCGACATCGCCGCGACGCTGGAGCTGCTGGAGACCAACTCGGTGCCCGTGCTGGGGTACCGCACCGGCGAGTTCCCCGCGTTCTACCTCCGCTCCTCCGGCTACGAGGTGCCGTGGCGGGTCGACGACGCCGCGCAGGCGGCCTCGGTCATCGCCGCCCACCGGGCACACGCGGATTCCGGGGTACTGCTGGCGAATCCGATCCCGGAAGCGTCCGAAATGGACCGGGAACTGCACGACCGGCTGCTCGCCGAGGGGCTGGAACTCCTGAAGTCGCAAGGGGTCCACGGCAAGGAGGTCACACCGGTGTTGCTGGAGCATTTCCACACCGCGAGCGGCGGCGCGAGCCTCGACGCCAACGAGGCGCTGGTCCTGTCCAACGCGGAACTGGCCACCTCGGTCGCCGTCGCGCTCGCCGGGAACGCGGCATGA
- a CDS encoding HD domain-containing protein: MDWPTAITRLGGDHQIAAVAWNDLETRYAEPHRRYHDLRHASAVARDSGALAVAFGLSSRERALIAVAAWTHDVVYDARPGEDEQASAAWTRDELANARVPEAEITRAEELVLSTIHHAAPDDDVLATALLDADLAILGASPEKYQEYANGVREEYSIYSDEDWRVGRATVLESLLARPRLYRSDIARARWESKARENLAGELTRWRGADPHHR, encoded by the coding sequence ATGGACTGGCCGACCGCGATCACCAGGCTCGGTGGCGATCACCAGATCGCCGCCGTCGCGTGGAACGACCTCGAAACCCGCTACGCCGAGCCGCATCGCCGCTATCACGACCTCCGGCACGCCAGCGCCGTCGCCCGCGACAGCGGTGCCCTCGCCGTCGCCTTCGGCTTGAGTTCCCGTGAGCGAGCCCTCATCGCCGTCGCCGCCTGGACGCACGACGTCGTCTACGACGCCCGCCCCGGCGAGGACGAACAGGCCAGCGCGGCCTGGACCCGCGACGAGCTCGCCAACGCCCGGGTCCCCGAGGCCGAAATCACCCGTGCGGAGGAGCTGGTCCTCAGCACGATCCATCACGCCGCCCCCGACGACGACGTCCTCGCCACCGCGCTGCTCGACGCCGACCTCGCGATCCTCGGCGCCTCGCCGGAGAAGTACCAGGAGTACGCGAACGGTGTCCGGGAGGAGTACTCGATCTATTCGGACGAGGACTGGCGCGTCGGACGCGCGACCGTCCTGGAAAGCCTGCTGGCGCGGCCGCGGCTGTATCGCAGCGACATCGCGCGGGCACGCTGGGAGAGCAAGGCGCGGGAGAACCTCGCGGGCGAACTGACCCGATGGCGTGGCGCGGACCCACATCACCGATGA
- a CDS encoding sporulation protein, translating to MFQKVLATFGSGGAKIDARLLDRSVSPGRPLRGEVLLLGGEVDQEINGLSVKLLARVQTPDERAPGVEDLEFGTQQLAGRERVTPGQQVRIPFEVALPWETPISSVFGKPLHGMAVGLQTSLDIANSVTDPVDVDGAAIEPLPAQKRILDAFSRIGFVFREAVLERGRINGATQQLPFFQEIRFTPSPRFTNVFTSVAVTFLSSAAETQVVLEVTKRVRVSKTGGFGGRGQEFLGLFKVDHGALERVKWEPQIEGWLHEVAKSRGIFD from the coding sequence ATGTTCCAGAAGGTGCTCGCGACATTCGGTTCGGGCGGGGCGAAGATCGACGCCCGGCTGCTCGATCGCTCGGTCTCCCCCGGCCGTCCCCTGCGCGGCGAGGTCCTGCTGCTCGGCGGTGAAGTCGATCAAGAGATCAACGGTCTCTCGGTGAAGCTGCTCGCCCGCGTCCAGACGCCGGACGAGCGCGCTCCCGGCGTCGAGGACCTCGAGTTCGGCACCCAGCAACTCGCCGGCCGCGAGCGCGTCACCCCTGGTCAGCAGGTTCGCATCCCGTTCGAGGTCGCCCTGCCGTGGGAGACGCCGATCTCCAGTGTCTTCGGCAAGCCGCTGCACGGGATGGCCGTCGGCCTGCAGACCAGCCTCGACATCGCGAACTCCGTCACCGACCCGGTCGACGTAGACGGCGCCGCGATCGAGCCGCTGCCCGCGCAGAAACGGATACTGGACGCCTTCAGCCGGATCGGCTTCGTCTTCCGCGAGGCCGTGCTGGAACGCGGCCGGATCAACGGCGCGACCCAGCAGCTCCCGTTCTTCCAGGAGATCCGCTTCACCCCCTCTCCGAGGTTCACGAACGTCTTCACCTCCGTGGCGGTGACGTTCCTGTCCTCGGCGGCGGAGACGCAGGTCGTGCTGGAGGTGACCAAACGGGTCCGGGTGTCCAAGACCGGCGGGTTCGGCGGGCGCGGCCAGGAGTTCCTCGGCCTGTTCAAGGTCGACCACGGGGCGCTGGAACGGGTCAAGTGGGAGCCACAGATCGAGGGCTGGCTGCACGAAGTGGCCAAATCACGCGGAATCTTCGACTGA
- a CDS encoding DUF3039 domain-containing protein: MSTQTLPKPDTRPEGTDGTDDDAPKMFHYVRKNKIAESAVMGTHVVALCGEVFPVTKSAKPGSPVCPDCKKIYDGLKPGD, encoded by the coding sequence GTGAGTACACAGACCCTTCCGAAGCCGGATACCCGCCCCGAGGGCACCGACGGCACCGATGACGACGCGCCGAAGATGTTCCACTACGTGCGCAAGAACAAGATCGCCGAAAGTGCGGTCATGGGCACGCACGTGGTGGCGCTGTGCGGCGAGGTCTTCCCGGTGACGAAGTCGGCGAAGCCCGGTTCGCCGGTCTGCCCCGACTGCAAGAAGATCTACGACGGTCTCAAGCCGGGCGACTGA